One Megalops cyprinoides isolate fMegCyp1 chromosome 4, fMegCyp1.pri, whole genome shotgun sequence genomic window carries:
- the LOC118776197 gene encoding oxytocin-neurophysin 1-like, which translates to MPTSTIPVWVLGLLALSSACYVQNCPRGGKRSSPDFGTRQCMTCGPGNGGRCFGPRICCGDELGCFVGTPEAARCVEENYLPSPCEVGGKTCGADDGRCAAPGICCDTEGCVLDSDCREDRGAVNTVLTDSSEGDLFL; encoded by the exons ATGCCAACCTCTACGATCCCGGTGTGGGTCCTCGGACTCCTCGCGCTCTCCTCGGCGTGCTACGTGCAGAATTGCCCAAGAGGAGGGAAGCGCTCATCACCGGACTTTGGCACAAGACAG TGCATGACGTGTGGCCCAGGGAATGGGGGGCGCTGTTTCGGCCCTAGAATCTGCTGTGGGGATGAATTGGGCTGCTTCGTGGGCACCCCAGAAGCAGCTCGCTGCGTGGAGGAGAACTATCTGCCGTCTCCCTGCGAGGTGGGAGGAAAAACCTGCGGGGCTGACGACGGCCGCTGTGCTGCTCCAGGCATCTGCTGTGACACAG AGGGCTGTGTCCTGGACTCCGACTGCAGGGAGGATCGTGGGGCAGTGAACACCGTCCTGACAGACAGCTCAGAGGGAGATTTGTTTCTGTGA